One genomic segment of Pandoraea thiooxydans includes these proteins:
- a CDS encoding LysR family transcriptional regulator, translating into MDLRSLDLNLLVSLDALLAERNVTRAAARLHVSQPALSAQLARLRAIFDDPLLMPAESGRGMVATARAERLQTELRGALHHLQMVISRTPSFDPRNDIRSFTLASSDNASMLIGLPLFEALRTAAGDGIRIAWRSVDGARVAAQLESGEIDFLIASPDVMPPAMKATRVIEEHFVMAQRKGHPRGTGPLDLASYCALRHVLVSISGGNFHGFMDEHLERLGVQRTVAVSVQQFGLAAAILQVTDYVCTLPVRLVQRYADTLDAFELPFAAQGFSLYLGWHPRFHADPAHRWLRDMILRCVR; encoded by the coding sequence ATGGATTTACGCAGTCTCGACCTGAATCTGCTGGTGTCGCTCGACGCCCTGCTCGCCGAGCGCAACGTCACGCGCGCGGCCGCGCGCCTGCATGTCAGCCAGCCGGCACTCTCGGCTCAGCTCGCGCGGCTGCGCGCGATTTTCGACGATCCGTTGCTGATGCCCGCCGAGAGCGGGCGCGGCATGGTCGCGACGGCCCGCGCCGAGCGCCTGCAGACGGAGTTGCGCGGCGCGCTGCATCACCTGCAAATGGTCATCAGCCGCACGCCGAGTTTCGATCCGCGCAACGACATACGCAGCTTCACGCTGGCCTCCAGCGACAATGCCAGCATGCTGATCGGCCTGCCGCTGTTCGAGGCACTGCGCACGGCCGCCGGCGACGGTATCCGCATTGCCTGGCGCAGCGTCGACGGGGCACGCGTGGCCGCGCAGCTCGAGAGCGGTGAAATCGATTTTCTGATCGCCTCGCCCGACGTCATGCCGCCGGCCATGAAAGCCACCCGCGTCATCGAGGAGCACTTCGTCATGGCACAGCGCAAGGGGCATCCGCGCGGCACCGGACCGCTCGATCTGGCAAGTTACTGCGCACTGCGGCATGTGCTGGTCTCGATCAGCGGCGGCAATTTTCACGGCTTCATGGACGAGCATCTCGAAAGGCTCGGCGTACAGCGCACGGTTGCCGTTTCGGTTCAGCAGTTCGGCCTGGCCGCGGCAATCCTTCAGGTAACCGACTATGTATGTACGCTGCCGGTCCGACTGGTGCAGCGTTATGCCGACACACTCGATGCTTTCGAGCTGCCTTTCGCGGCCCAGGGGTTCTCGCTCTATCTCGGCTGGCATCCGCGCTTTCATGCCGATCCGGCCCATCGCTGGCTGCGCGACATGATCCTGCGCTGCGTGCGCTAA
- a CDS encoding APC family permease, whose translation MANATGVSVTGKLRRDAGIIGLLFASTSSIVGSGWLFGAFHASKIAGPLSIWSWIIGAFIIMLIALCFAELAALFPRSGALVHMSHASHGDGLGRIWSWMLFLAYVPIPAVEAEAIVTYANNYLPYFIQPGSQGLLTVAGFITCAALLGLMALLNLMTVRWLLNFNSTITWWKILVPAITIVALIGASTHWDVMHADPTGYKFSGVFTALPAAGIIFSYLGFRTAIDLGGESSNPNRNIPLAVIGSVLLAAVLYVLLQIAFLKALAPADLARGWANLNFTGQMGPFAGLAATLGLGWMATLLYIDAYISPGGTGLMYMTGGSRVLFAVGELDAGPRWLAKLNNNQVPWASVILMWLVGVIFLLPFPAWQQMVNYITSITVLTYGLGPVALLVMRRSLPNLKRPFHLKGAWLIAPFAFVCSNWVIYWTGYKTNTFLFILITVGFILYALHYHLVARKPARDFGWRHIAWLLPWFGGLWVLSLLGGIGGGKDLLGFGWEVVCVAVWSLIVLWLAVATALPKHETAEIMSRMEKTV comes from the coding sequence ATGGCTAACGCCACAGGGGTAAGCGTCACCGGCAAACTACGCCGGGATGCCGGGATCATCGGGCTGCTCTTTGCGAGTACCAGCAGCATTGTCGGCTCAGGCTGGTTGTTCGGGGCCTTCCACGCCTCGAAAATCGCCGGTCCGCTGAGCATCTGGAGCTGGATCATCGGCGCTTTCATCATCATGCTCATCGCCTTGTGCTTCGCCGAGCTGGCTGCCCTGTTCCCGCGTAGCGGCGCTCTGGTGCACATGAGTCACGCCAGCCACGGCGACGGCCTGGGGCGCATCTGGAGCTGGATGCTGTTTCTCGCCTATGTGCCCATACCGGCGGTCGAAGCTGAGGCGATCGTCACGTATGCCAACAACTACCTCCCGTATTTCATTCAGCCCGGCAGCCAAGGACTCCTAACTGTCGCGGGCTTTATCACCTGCGCCGCGTTGCTCGGTCTGATGGCGCTGCTCAACCTGATGACGGTGCGCTGGCTGCTCAACTTCAACTCCACCATTACCTGGTGGAAGATACTGGTGCCGGCCATCACCATCGTGGCGCTCATCGGCGCCAGCACGCACTGGGACGTGATGCACGCCGACCCGACCGGATACAAGTTCTCCGGCGTCTTCACCGCGCTGCCGGCGGCCGGCATCATTTTCAGCTACCTGGGGTTCCGCACCGCGATCGATCTTGGCGGCGAGAGCTCGAATCCGAACCGCAATATCCCGCTCGCGGTGATCGGCTCGGTGCTGCTTGCCGCCGTGCTCTACGTGCTGCTGCAGATCGCCTTCCTCAAGGCATTGGCGCCGGCCGATCTGGCGCGCGGCTGGGCCAACCTCAACTTCACCGGGCAGATGGGGCCGTTCGCCGGTCTGGCCGCGACCCTTGGCCTGGGCTGGATGGCAACGCTGCTCTACATCGACGCCTACATCTCGCCCGGCGGCACCGGTCTGATGTACATGACCGGCGGCTCGCGCGTGCTGTTCGCCGTCGGCGAACTCGACGCCGGTCCGCGTTGGCTGGCCAAGCTCAACAATAATCAAGTGCCGTGGGCCTCGGTGATCCTGATGTGGCTGGTGGGCGTGATCTTCCTGTTGCCGTTCCCGGCCTGGCAGCAAATGGTGAATTACATCACCTCGATTACCGTGCTGACCTATGGCCTGGGCCCCGTCGCACTGCTGGTCATGCGGCGCAGCCTGCCCAACCTGAAGCGCCCGTTCCATCTGAAAGGCGCGTGGCTCATCGCGCCCTTTGCCTTCGTGTGCAGCAACTGGGTCATCTATTGGACCGGCTATAAGACCAACACTTTCCTGTTCATACTGATCACCGTCGGCTTTATCCTGTATGCGCTGCACTACCACCTGGTTGCCAGAAAGCCCGCGCGCGACTTTGGCTGGCGCCATATTGCCTGGCTGCTGCCGTGGTTTGGCGGCCTGTGGGTTCTGTCGCTGCTGGGCGGCATCGGCGGCGGCAAGGACCTGCTTGGCTTCGGCTGGGAAGTCGTGTGCGTGGCCGTATGGAGTCTGATTGTGCTGTGGTTGGCGGTTGCCACCGCGCTGCCCAAACACGAAACGGCCGAGATCATGTCCCGCATGGAGAAAACCGTCTGA
- a CDS encoding glutathione S-transferase family protein, producing the protein MITLFHCVSARSFRPLWMLEELGLPYELRMLPFPPRARERSYLDVNPLGTVPLLLDGATRMTESSAICQYLAARYTPNTLQVEADEPDFGSYLNFLHFGEATLTFPQTLVLRYTHFEPEERRMPQVAADYQKWFLARLRSLQTLLAEQDYLCAGRFTAADVSVGYALLLAEHLGLASHFTPAVAAYWSRLRQREGFARALRAQEAAARAQGISTLPSPDTRV; encoded by the coding sequence ATGATCACGCTTTTTCATTGCGTCAGCGCACGATCGTTTCGTCCGCTCTGGATGCTCGAAGAGCTGGGCCTGCCCTACGAACTGCGCATGCTGCCGTTCCCGCCGCGCGCGCGGGAGCGCTCCTATCTGGATGTCAATCCGCTCGGCACGGTGCCGCTGCTGCTCGACGGCGCGACGCGCATGACCGAGTCGTCCGCGATCTGCCAATACCTGGCCGCGCGTTACACGCCCAATACGCTGCAGGTCGAGGCCGACGAGCCCGACTTCGGCAGCTATCTGAATTTTCTGCATTTCGGCGAGGCGACCCTGACCTTTCCGCAGACGCTGGTGTTGCGCTACACCCATTTCGAGCCTGAAGAGCGGCGCATGCCGCAGGTCGCGGCCGATTATCAAAAGTGGTTTCTGGCGCGCTTGCGCAGCCTGCAGACGCTGCTGGCGGAGCAGGACTATTTGTGTGCCGGGCGCTTTACCGCCGCCGATGTCTCGGTCGGCTATGCGTTGCTGCTGGCCGAGCACCTGGGCCTGGCGTCGCACTTCACGCCCGCCGTGGCGGCCTATTGGTCACGGTTGCGGCAACGGGAGGGATTCGCGCGCGCGTTGCGGGCGCAGGAAGCGGCCGCGCGGGCGCAAGGTATTTCGACGCTGCCCTCACCCGATACCCGTGTTTGA
- a CDS encoding ABC transporter permease, translating to MNLYAVRAIYLFEMARTWRTLMQSVISPVISTSLYFVVFGAAIGSRIAQIDGISYGAFIVPGLIMLSLLTQSVSNASFGIYFPKFTGTIYELLSAPVSYLEIVVSYVGAAATKSIILGLIILATATLFVPLRIDHPVWMVLFLLLTAVTFSLLGFIIGIWADGFEKLQVVPLLIITPLTFLGGSFYSIHILPPFWRAVALLNPVVYLISGFRWSFYGIADVSIGISLGMTLVFLAVFLAVVAWIFKTGYRLKT from the coding sequence ATGAATCTGTACGCAGTCCGCGCGATTTATTTGTTCGAGATGGCGCGCACCTGGCGCACGCTGATGCAAAGCGTGATTTCGCCGGTGATTTCGACCTCGCTGTATTTCGTGGTGTTCGGCGCGGCCATCGGTTCGCGCATCGCGCAGATCGACGGTATCAGTTACGGCGCGTTCATCGTGCCGGGTTTGATCATGCTGTCGCTGTTGACGCAAAGCGTCTCCAACGCATCGTTCGGCATTTATTTTCCCAAGTTCACCGGCACGATCTATGAATTGCTCTCCGCGCCGGTGTCGTATCTCGAGATCGTCGTGAGTTACGTGGGGGCGGCCGCGACCAAGTCGATCATCCTGGGGTTGATCATCCTGGCGACCGCCACGCTGTTCGTGCCGCTGCGCATCGATCATCCGGTGTGGATGGTGCTGTTTCTGCTGCTCACTGCCGTGACCTTCAGCCTGCTGGGCTTCATCATCGGCATCTGGGCCGACGGATTCGAGAAACTGCAGGTGGTGCCCCTGTTGATCATCACGCCGCTGACTTTTTTGGGCGGCAGTTTCTATTCGATCCACATCCTGCCGCCGTTCTGGCGCGCCGTGGCGCTGCTCAATCCGGTGGTCTACCTGATCAGCGGCTTTCGCTGGAGCTTCTACGGCATCGCCGATGTGAGCATCGGCATCAGCTTGGGCATGACGCTGGTGTTTCTGGCAGTGTTCCTGGCGGTCGTGGCGTGGATTTTCAAGACCGGCTATCGGCTCAAAACCTGA
- a CDS encoding ABC transporter ATP-binding protein yields MQPIISIKNLSKTYATGFQALKHVNLEIRRGEIFALLGPNGAGKTTLIGTVCGLVNATEGSIVVDGHDIVTDYRAARATIGLVPQELTSNAFETVWATVSFSRGLFGKPANPAHIEKVLRDLSLWNKKDNMIMALSGGMKRRVLIAKALAHEPRVLFLDEPTAGVDVELRRDMWELVRTLQASGVTIILTTHYIDEAEEMADRIGVISNGEIMLVEDKTELMHKLGKKQLILQLQQPLDAVPAALAGYHLELANDGRELIYTYDTQGEHAEGNDITALLRDLNQAGIPFRDLQTTQSSLEDIFVSLVRDGQ; encoded by the coding sequence ATGCAGCCAATCATCTCGATCAAGAATCTGTCGAAAACCTACGCAACCGGCTTCCAGGCGCTCAAGCATGTCAATCTGGAGATTCGCCGGGGCGAGATTTTCGCGCTGCTGGGCCCCAACGGCGCCGGCAAAACCACGCTGATCGGCACCGTCTGCGGCCTGGTCAATGCGACCGAAGGCAGCATCGTGGTGGACGGGCACGATATCGTGACCGATTATCGTGCCGCGCGTGCGACCATTGGCCTGGTGCCGCAGGAGCTGACCTCCAACGCGTTCGAAACGGTATGGGCGACGGTGTCGTTCAGCCGCGGCCTGTTCGGCAAGCCGGCCAATCCCGCGCACATCGAAAAGGTGTTGCGCGATTTGTCGCTGTGGAACAAAAAAGACAACATGATCATGGCGCTCTCGGGCGGCATGAAGCGGCGCGTGCTGATCGCCAAGGCGCTGGCGCACGAGCCGCGGGTGCTGTTCCTGGACGAGCCGACCGCCGGCGTCGATGTCGAGCTGCGGCGCGATATGTGGGAATTGGTGCGCACGCTGCAGGCCTCCGGCGTGACGATCATCCTGACCACCCACTATATCGACGAAGCCGAGGAAATGGCCGATCGCATCGGCGTGATCAGCAATGGCGAGATCATGCTGGTCGAGGACAAGACCGAACTGATGCACAAGCTGGGCAAGAAGCAGTTGATCCTGCAGCTGCAGCAACCGCTCGACGCGGTTCCGGCGGCGTTGGCCGGGTATCACCTGGAGCTGGCCAACGATGGACGCGAACTGATCTATACCTACGACACCCAGGGCGAGCACGCCGAGGGTAACGACATCACGGCGCTGCTCAGGGATCTGAATCAGGCTGGCATTCCGTTCCGAGACCTCCAAACGACGCAGAGTTCGCTGGAAGATATTTTCGTCAGTTTAGTGAGGGACGGACAATGA
- a CDS encoding zinc-dependent alcohol dehydrogenase family protein — translation MNSLMRRWQMETFGRAHLRLAEVPVPTPGRGQVLVKIGAAALNYRDLLMIEDGMGMTLDMPFTPGSDMSGEVVALGPQVLRLQPGDRVVNAFFTNWSDGIAPVPVHPFGGPGPGMLAEYVVFDEAQLVLAPQSLTHVEASTLTCAGTTAWFALAEQARTRPGDTVVVQGTGGVALFALQLARAQGARVAVISGSADKLERVKALGATWCIDRTTSPRWADAVRELTGGRGADHVLELAGGDNFEQSLQAIAQGGRISVIGMLQGTELRSSVYPLMLGRATVQGIGVGHRRALADLVRALDAANIRPVVAGSYGLTELPAALEHLARGAFGKVVVDLSRR, via the coding sequence ATGAATTCGTTGATGCGGCGCTGGCAGATGGAAACCTTTGGGCGCGCTCACCTGCGGTTGGCCGAGGTGCCCGTGCCGACCCCCGGGCGTGGCCAGGTTCTGGTCAAGATCGGGGCGGCGGCGCTGAATTACCGCGACTTGCTGATGATCGAGGATGGCATGGGCATGACGCTCGATATGCCGTTCACCCCGGGCTCGGATATGAGCGGCGAAGTCGTGGCGCTCGGACCGCAAGTGCTGCGTTTGCAGCCTGGGGATCGCGTTGTCAATGCATTCTTCACGAACTGGAGCGACGGCATCGCGCCGGTGCCGGTTCATCCCTTTGGCGGCCCGGGGCCAGGCATGCTGGCCGAATATGTTGTGTTCGACGAGGCCCAACTCGTCCTCGCGCCGCAGTCGCTCACGCACGTCGAGGCCAGCACGCTGACCTGCGCCGGGACAACGGCCTGGTTTGCGCTGGCCGAGCAGGCTCGGACCCGGCCCGGCGATACGGTGGTGGTGCAGGGCACGGGCGGTGTCGCGCTGTTTGCCCTGCAGCTCGCGCGCGCGCAGGGCGCGCGCGTGGCCGTGATCTCGGGTAGCGCGGACAAGCTCGAGCGCGTCAAGGCGCTGGGCGCGACCTGGTGCATCGATCGTACGACGTCGCCGCGGTGGGCCGACGCAGTGCGCGAGCTGACCGGCGGGCGTGGCGCGGATCATGTGCTGGAGCTCGCCGGCGGCGACAATTTCGAGCAGTCGCTGCAGGCAATAGCCCAGGGCGGGCGGATCTCGGTCATCGGCATGTTGCAGGGCACGGAGCTGCGCAGTTCCGTGTATCCGCTGATGCTCGGCCGCGCCACCGTGCAGGGTATCGGCGTCGGTCATCGACGCGCGCTGGCGGATCTGGTGCGTGCGCTCGACGCGGCAAATATCCGGCCGGTGGTGGCCGGCTCGTATGGGCTGACCGAGTTGCCCGCCGCGCTCGAGCACCTGGCGCGTGGCGCGTTCGGCAAAGTGGTGGTCGATCTGTCCAGGCGCTGA
- a CDS encoding LysR family transcriptional regulator, whose product MEPIAGDRLTGIETFVVAAEAGSFALAAERLKVTRSAVSKTIARLETRLGVRLLVRTTRSQTLTEAGQAFYERCIKALRELDDAQAALEAGHHEPAGRVRVSAPVIFGRRHVAPVLQELMKRHARLEFEISLTDRITDFVDDGIDLAIRSGSIADSSSLVARPLGSQTMIVCAAPAYLAARGKPAGLDDLAAHDGIVYARHGKVFPWSLRDTTGHARELRIAHRLRYDDLEAIAAAAVDGIGLARLPIWLVYDHLQAGRLVRALDEADPVGAATHLVWPHTRYLPLKMRLVIDALLATLPPLLARRAP is encoded by the coding sequence ATGGAACCAATTGCCGGCGACCGCCTGACCGGTATCGAGACCTTTGTGGTGGCCGCCGAAGCAGGCAGCTTCGCGCTTGCCGCCGAACGGCTCAAAGTAACGCGCTCGGCCGTGAGCAAAACCATCGCGCGCCTGGAAACCCGGCTGGGCGTGCGGCTGCTGGTGCGCACCACCCGCAGTCAGACCCTGACCGAAGCCGGTCAGGCGTTCTACGAGCGCTGCATCAAGGCATTGCGCGAACTCGACGACGCGCAGGCCGCGCTCGAGGCGGGGCATCATGAGCCGGCGGGGCGCGTACGCGTGAGCGCGCCGGTGATTTTCGGCCGGCGCCATGTCGCCCCCGTGTTGCAGGAACTGATGAAGCGCCACGCGCGACTCGAATTCGAAATATCACTGACGGACCGGATCACCGATTTCGTCGACGATGGCATCGACCTCGCGATTCGCAGCGGCTCGATAGCCGACAGCAGTTCGCTCGTCGCGCGGCCGCTCGGCAGCCAAACGATGATCGTATGCGCCGCCCCGGCCTACCTTGCGGCGCGCGGCAAACCCGCCGGCCTTGACGATCTCGCCGCCCACGACGGTATTGTCTATGCGCGCCATGGCAAGGTCTTTCCCTGGTCGTTGCGCGACACGACCGGTCATGCGCGCGAGCTCCGCATCGCGCACCGGCTGCGCTATGACGATCTCGAAGCGATCGCCGCGGCCGCCGTCGACGGCATCGGGCTGGCGCGCCTGCCGATCTGGCTGGTCTACGATCATCTGCAGGCCGGACGGCTGGTACGCGCACTCGACGAGGCGGATCCGGTCGGCGCGGCAACGCATCTGGTCTGGCCGCACACCAGATATCTGCCGCTGAAAATGCGTCTGGTCATCGACGCGCTATTGGCAACGCTGCCGCCGCTGCTCGCGCGTCGCGCGCCATAA
- a CDS encoding LysR family transcriptional regulator produces MDLKQLRYFVAVAEELHFGRAAKRLFISQPALSFDIRKFEEQLGVQLLSRTNKSVALTNAGRVLLDEARKLLQQADEARRVTVRSAHGLAGRLRIGFVNAMLYRGLPQAMQRFEADHPAVEIILKEMNTSEQVQAIQRMQIDMGYAHWGNFPPDVVSAPILSEPFVCCLPVAHRLARRRTIEVRALANEPFILFPRSVSPHYHDLIIAMCVEAGFSPLIRHEARLWQSVVSMVEFGLGVALVPSTLRRVGNDRVCYRPLARNQLESQVLLLRRADEAEPAVARFADYLERAVRAARLA; encoded by the coding sequence GTGGATCTCAAGCAGTTGCGTTATTTCGTGGCGGTTGCCGAGGAGCTGCATTTCGGCCGCGCGGCCAAGCGGCTTTTTATTTCTCAGCCGGCGCTGAGCTTCGATATCCGCAAGTTCGAGGAGCAGCTGGGCGTGCAGTTGCTGAGCCGGACCAACAAATCGGTGGCGCTGACCAACGCCGGCCGGGTGTTGCTCGACGAGGCGCGCAAACTGCTGCAGCAGGCCGACGAGGCGCGGCGCGTGACGGTGCGCTCGGCGCACGGACTGGCGGGCCGCCTGCGCATCGGCTTCGTCAACGCCATGCTGTATCGCGGCCTGCCGCAGGCGATGCAGCGCTTCGAGGCCGACCATCCCGCCGTCGAGATCATCCTGAAGGAAATGAATACGAGCGAGCAGGTTCAGGCGATCCAGCGCATGCAGATCGACATGGGGTACGCGCATTGGGGCAATTTCCCGCCCGACGTCGTGTCGGCGCCGATTCTGTCCGAGCCGTTCGTGTGCTGCCTGCCGGTCGCCCACCGGCTGGCGAGGCGGCGCACGATCGAAGTGCGCGCGCTGGCCAACGAGCCTTTCATTCTGTTCCCGCGCAGCGTGTCGCCGCATTATCACGACCTGATCATCGCCATGTGTGTCGAGGCCGGCTTCAGCCCGTTGATTCGCCATGAGGCGCGCCTGTGGCAGAGCGTGGTCAGCATGGTCGAGTTCGGTCTCGGGGTGGCGCTGGTGCCCAGCACCCTGCGGCGTGTGGGCAACGACCGCGTGTGTTACCGGCCGCTGGCGCGCAATCAGCTCGAGTCGCAGGTGCTGTTGCTGCGTCGCGCGGACGAGGCCGAGCCGGCCGTCGCGCGTTTCGCCGACTATCTGGAGCGTGCGGTGCGCGCGGCGCGGCTCGCCTGA
- a CDS encoding acyl-CoA dehydrogenase family protein: MNSTDLAPAAGADNIPDSRGINFFASDPGFARLLRHYLGEDTYRRVEPQLAALGQRASDELDRWASNADRHPPQLLHRTRRGEALQRIDKHPDYVALERVAYAELGLAAMSHDGSALPPLVKYALTFLFVQAEFGLCCPVSMTDSLTRTLRKFGAPALVEHFLPRLASRDFDTLYQGAMFMTEQAAGSDVAQIATRAAQAVGPDGQPQWRLYGDKWFCSNADADLAMVLARPDDAPPGIKGLALFLLPKTLPDGSRNHYRIVRLKDKLGSRSMASGEIILDGAVAHLIGEVGRGFHQMADMINMSRLSNGVRAAGLMRRALTEALHIARHREAFGRKLVDMPLMQRQLLKMQLPAEQARSMFLQIASILPRADQGDTEAGKCLRILTPLIKFRACRDARRVTGDAMEVRGGTGYIEEWSDPRLVRDAHLGSIWEGTSNIVALDIARATQRDGALEPLRAHLLRLLDDAAVPAASAELLRTTVGRACDAMARVAQAGQDELVRQAGSALYHASTAVFMAHEAVHLAPDWRRLALSHLVLRHKLLPADPLEPTCAADPADILAAVVQERAVTLAQAMQLLPARSAP; the protein is encoded by the coding sequence ATGAATTCAACTGACCTCGCGCCAGCGGCCGGCGCCGACAACATACCCGATAGCCGGGGTATCAATTTCTTCGCCAGCGACCCTGGCTTTGCCCGCCTGCTGCGGCACTACCTGGGCGAAGACACCTACCGGCGCGTCGAGCCCCAGCTCGCCGCGCTGGGCCAGCGCGCCTCGGACGAACTCGACAGGTGGGCTTCGAACGCCGACCGGCATCCGCCGCAACTGCTGCATCGCACCCGTCGCGGCGAGGCCCTGCAGCGCATCGACAAGCACCCCGACTACGTCGCGCTCGAGCGCGTGGCCTATGCCGAGCTGGGGCTCGCGGCGATGAGCCACGACGGCAGCGCACTGCCGCCGCTGGTCAAGTACGCGCTGACCTTCCTCTTCGTGCAGGCCGAGTTCGGCCTGTGTTGTCCGGTCAGCATGACTGACTCGCTCACCCGCACACTGCGCAAATTCGGTGCGCCGGCACTCGTCGAGCACTTCCTGCCGCGACTCGCCTCGCGCGACTTCGACACGCTGTACCAGGGCGCCATGTTCATGACCGAGCAGGCGGCCGGCTCCGACGTGGCGCAAATCGCCACGCGCGCCGCGCAAGCCGTCGGGCCGGACGGTCAGCCGCAATGGCGTCTGTATGGCGACAAATGGTTCTGCTCGAATGCCGACGCCGATCTCGCGATGGTCCTGGCGCGCCCCGACGACGCGCCGCCGGGCATCAAGGGCCTGGCGCTGTTTCTGCTGCCCAAAACGCTGCCGGACGGCTCGCGCAATCACTATCGCATCGTGCGCTTGAAGGACAAGCTCGGCAGCCGCTCGATGGCCAGCGGAGAAATCATTCTCGACGGCGCCGTGGCCCACCTGATCGGCGAAGTCGGCCGCGGCTTTCATCAGATGGCCGACATGATCAATATGTCGCGCCTGTCCAACGGCGTGCGGGCCGCCGGCCTGATGCGGCGCGCACTCACCGAGGCGCTGCACATCGCACGCCATCGCGAGGCGTTCGGCCGCAAGCTGGTCGACATGCCGCTGATGCAGCGGCAGCTCCTGAAAATGCAGTTGCCGGCCGAACAGGCGCGCTCGATGTTCCTGCAGATCGCCTCGATCCTGCCGCGTGCCGACCAGGGCGACACGGAGGCGGGCAAATGCCTGCGCATTCTCACGCCATTGATCAAATTCCGCGCTTGCCGCGATGCCCGGCGCGTCACCGGCGATGCGATGGAGGTGCGCGGCGGCACCGGCTACATCGAGGAATGGAGCGATCCGCGGCTGGTGCGTGACGCTCATCTGGGCTCGATCTGGGAAGGCACCAGCAATATCGTCGCGCTCGACATCGCGCGCGCGACCCAGCGCGACGGCGCGCTCGAACCCCTGCGGGCTCACCTGCTGCGCCTGCTGGACGATGCCGCTGTGCCGGCAGCCAGTGCCGAGCTGCTGCGCACCACCGTCGGGCGCGCCTGCGATGCCATGGCCCGCGTCGCGCAAGCCGGGCAGGACGAGCTGGTTCGGCAGGCCGGCTCGGCGCTGTACCATGCGAGCACCGCCGTGTTCATGGCGCATGAAGCGGTCCACCTGGCGCCCGACTGGCGCCGGCTCGCGCTCAGCCACCTGGTATTGCGCCACAAGCTGCTGCCGGCCGACCCGCTCGAGCCGACCTGCGCGGCGGACCCGGCGGACATACTCGCGGCCGTGGTGCAGGAGCGGGCCGTCACCCTCGCGCAGGCGATGCAATTGCTGCCGGCCAGGAGCGCGCCATGA
- a CDS encoding CaiB/BaiF CoA transferase family protein, producing MNCATAASVTGALQGIKVVDLSRVLGGPYCTQALADHGAQVIKLEPPAGDETRGWGPPFVDGTASYFLGANRNKQGIALDLSSEAGRAILWRLLEDADVLIENFKPGTLARWRMDYQRDLRPRLPRLIHCAITGFGADGPLGGLPGYDAVIQAMAGLMSVNGERDGGALRIGLPIVDMVTGLNAMAGILLALAERERSGQGQSVDVTLYDCGVSLLHPHLPNYFGSGRTPQRSGNAHPNIAPYDSYRCADAPIFLAIGNDRQFAKLCDHLGAPELACEPRFLDNRSRCAHRAELKAALESLLSRHACEPLAHALMAAGVPCGPVRTVDAVARHAHTAHRDMVVEIGAYRGTGSPIKLSRTPATYRSAPPALGGDTRAVLDALGIDASTQQRLREAGVLKD from the coding sequence ATGAATTGCGCCACCGCCGCATCCGTTACCGGTGCCCTGCAAGGCATCAAGGTCGTCGACCTGAGCCGCGTGCTGGGAGGCCCTTACTGCACCCAGGCGCTGGCCGACCACGGCGCGCAAGTGATCAAGCTCGAGCCGCCGGCGGGCGACGAAACACGCGGCTGGGGGCCGCCGTTCGTCGACGGCACCGCGTCGTACTTTCTCGGCGCCAACCGCAACAAGCAGGGCATCGCGCTCGACCTGTCGAGCGAAGCGGGGCGCGCCATCCTGTGGCGCCTGCTCGAAGATGCCGACGTGCTGATCGAAAATTTCAAGCCGGGAACGCTGGCACGCTGGCGCATGGACTATCAGCGCGACTTGCGGCCCCGCCTGCCGCGGCTGATTCATTGCGCGATCACCGGCTTCGGCGCCGACGGGCCGCTCGGCGGCCTGCCGGGCTACGACGCGGTGATTCAGGCGATGGCCGGCTTGATGAGCGTCAACGGCGAACGAGACGGCGGCGCGCTGCGCATCGGACTGCCAATCGTCGACATGGTCACCGGCCTGAACGCCATGGCCGGCATTTTGCTCGCGCTGGCCGAGCGCGAGCGCAGCGGGCAGGGGCAATCGGTGGACGTGACGCTGTACGACTGCGGCGTCTCGCTGCTGCATCCGCATCTGCCGAACTACTTCGGCTCGGGCCGGACGCCGCAGCGCAGCGGTAACGCGCATCCGAACATTGCGCCGTACGACAGCTACCGCTGCGCCGACGCGCCGATCTTCCTGGCGATCGGCAACGATCGCCAATTCGCCAAACTGTGCGATCACCTCGGCGCGCCCGAGCTCGCATGCGAGCCGCGCTTTCTCGACAATCGCAGCCGCTGCGCACACCGCGCCGAACTGAAGGCAGCGCTCGAGTCGCTGCTGAGCAGGCATGCGTGCGAGCCGCTGGCGCACGCGCTGATGGCCGCCGGCGTGCCGTGCGGGCCGGTGCGCACGGTCGACGCGGTGGCTCGGCATGCGCACACCGCGCACCGCGACATGGTGGTCGAGATCGGCGCCTATCGCGGCACCGGCTCGCCGATCAAGCTCTCTCGCACGCCCGCGACCTATCGCAGCGCGCCGCCGGCACTCGGCGGCGACACCCGCGCCGTGCTCGATGCCCTGGGCATCGATGCATCGACCCAGCAACGCCTGCGTGAGGCCGGCGTGCTCAAGGACTGA